The following proteins come from a genomic window of Actinopolymorpha sp. NPDC004070:
- the mshC gene encoding cysteine--1-D-myo-inosityl 2-amino-2-deoxy-alpha-D-glucopyranoside ligase encodes MKAWSAPEVPQLPGPGQVPMVHDQASGGRRLSARGPDARLYVCGITPYDATHIGHSATYVAFDLLGRAWRDAGLSVHYVQNVTDVDDPLLERADQTGEPWQALAQRQTDLFCEDMAALRVLPPEEFVGAVEAIPYIVEAIEVLRGRGGAYDVDGDIYFPVTADPAFGQVSRLSAADMRALFAERGGDPDRPGKRDPLDSLMWRHERPGEPAWDTAVGRGRPGWHVECAAIALKYLGMGFDVQGGGSDLIFPHHEMCASAAQVLTGEAPFAHSYVYQGMVALDGEKMSKSKGNLVFSSRLRGDGVDPNAIRLAVLAHHYRDDWEWTPAGLAAATNRLSRWRTAALRPGGADAAKVVQGVREALAADLDAPAALAVVDAWADETLAGGGTDEVAPALVRDVCDALLGVLL; translated from the coding sequence GCTGAGCGCTCGCGGACCGGACGCCCGCCTGTACGTCTGCGGCATCACGCCCTACGACGCCACGCACATCGGCCACTCGGCCACCTACGTGGCGTTCGACCTGCTGGGCCGGGCCTGGCGCGACGCCGGGCTCTCGGTCCACTACGTCCAGAACGTCACCGATGTCGACGACCCGCTGCTGGAGCGTGCCGACCAGACGGGGGAGCCGTGGCAGGCGCTGGCGCAGCGGCAGACCGACCTGTTCTGCGAGGACATGGCCGCCCTGCGGGTGCTCCCGCCGGAGGAGTTCGTCGGTGCGGTGGAGGCCATCCCGTACATCGTCGAGGCGATCGAGGTGCTGCGCGGGCGCGGCGGCGCGTACGACGTCGACGGTGACATCTACTTCCCGGTCACGGCCGACCCGGCGTTCGGCCAGGTGTCCCGGCTGTCGGCCGCGGACATGCGTGCGCTGTTCGCCGAGCGCGGCGGTGACCCCGACCGGCCCGGCAAGCGCGACCCGCTGGACTCCCTGATGTGGCGGCACGAACGTCCGGGCGAGCCGGCCTGGGACACCGCCGTCGGCCGCGGCCGGCCGGGGTGGCACGTCGAGTGCGCCGCGATCGCGCTGAAGTACCTCGGCATGGGCTTCGACGTGCAGGGCGGCGGCTCGGACCTGATCTTCCCCCACCACGAGATGTGTGCCTCGGCCGCGCAGGTGCTCACCGGCGAGGCGCCGTTCGCGCACTCCTACGTCTACCAGGGGATGGTCGCCCTGGACGGCGAGAAGATGTCGAAGTCCAAGGGCAACCTCGTCTTCTCCTCCCGGCTGCGCGGCGACGGCGTCGACCCCAACGCGATCCGGCTGGCGGTGCTCGCCCACCACTACCGCGACGACTGGGAGTGGACGCCCGCCGGCCTGGCCGCGGCGACCAACCGGCTCAGCCGCTGGCGTACCGCCGCGCTCCGGCCGGGCGGCGCCGACGCCGCGAAGGTGGTGCAGGGCGTGCGCGAGGCGCTGGCCGCCGACCTGGACGCCCCTGCCGCGCTGGCCGTGGTGGACGCCTGGGCCGACGAGACCCTGGCCGGCGGCGGCACCGACGAGGTCGCGCCGGCACTGGTCCGCGACGTGTGCGACGCCCTGCTCGGCGTACTGCTCTGA